The Labrus mixtus chromosome 18, fLabMix1.1, whole genome shotgun sequence DNA segment AGGGAGAGAAGTTAGAGCATCACATTCAGACGGCTCTGTTCCCAAATCAGCCCCCTTTTCCACCAACTATTCTCCTTCGCCGCGGGAGGCTGTTTTATGTGACAATGACACTTAATCTTATTCACTCATCTAAACTttgctgtgtgtgagagagagggagagagtatgtgtgtgcagtggttgtgtgcgtctgtgtgtaaGGGGAGATCAACCTGGGTGAGTGGCAGGCAGACATGGTGTTTTAATGACAGTGTAGATGGGATGGAATCATaatgtgtctgactgtgtgggGGAATTTAAATGGCTGAtttaatgcattcattattatttgaCCTGAACTCTTTCTACACCCGTTAGCATGCATCATCTAAAATGTTAGGGAAATAAATGTGTcaagtgtgtgaaaatgtactATTCCTTAGATAAAGTGAATGGAATAAATTGctgaaataaatcacatttttattagaAGCCTTTTTGGAAATGATTTTGTATTTCAGTAGCAGGTCCTACTTTCTGTTTAAAATGCTTCCGCGCTTCTGTAGAGGGTCTACTTCTTCATCACTTTACTCGTCAAATATTAATTCGTGGctgaattgttaaaaaaaaaaaaaaaaaaacctttcccccATCAATATCCCAATTTGTGTTTGGGATTaataagcgtgtgtgtgttttgtttgcatgttgcCGCTGACAAATTGAGAGCATTGTGCACAATATTGTCCAGCAAAGCTATTAATCCCTGCTGAAAACATGCGCCTCATTATGAACAGCACGCGGGGATAAggaccattttttaaataaaaaaaaacctagccTACAGATATCGTGACACTTAGGTtatttatgttaaaataaatatttcttaaaCCCTCTGTTTCTTTAATAGCCAAAAGTAGAGCAATTGAAATGGTTGAACTTAACTGTTTGCATAAATTCCTCTTTGCAAATTatcggggtttttttttttattataccTTATAGTCATaaatattgcatttttattcatcttaaaataacagagattatcttgtttttttccatttgaatttttttcccTGTACTAtccttttttgttgtgttcatttgtattatttttttaatcaccccTTTAAAGAACTGAtgttgctgtaaaaatgtgtgaatgtatTGCTCGAGACGTTTGTTTCCTCAGTTGGGTTACTGTTGTTGCATAATAAtcataacaacaataataataatggtcaAACACTGATATTCAGAAAACAAACCCAATAACACTTTAATATAGATTCTGTTCTTGTCACTACAAGAATACACATATACAAGCCATAAATAGAATTACACAAATGATTGAAGAAATCCTGTGAGGCATTAAAATGCATTTAGGAATCCAGATATGCAGATGTGAAATATTTTACAGAAAGTTGTTGTTGGTCTTTGGGTCCTTTCCTGAAGCCGACTTCTGAACAGATCTCGTCACATTATCAttacttttaattattaatatcaaCATCCTCTCAAAATAATTAGGCTACTAACAAACTCGACAACTAAAACGGTGGGAAACgtcaaaaatatttgaaatacatATTGTACACAAactctatattttttttacaaatgtacaaatTGCAGGGGGAGAAAGTCCACATCGGATGGCGGGGAAAGAGTTTATGAGGAGTTCATGATTGGCCGGGAATAAACGCCTTGGTAGTAAGTCGTGTCAGGTATGGAGGAAGAATCCAGGCCGGCTTTTCCCGCCATGGAGCCCATGGAAAGAGCCCCGGCCATGGGGGAGCCATAGCCGGAGTAATGCATCACCTGCTCGTAAGTCTTTAGGTCCATTTTGTGGTGCTGCTGCTCCGAAGACATGAGGTTATTTATGGAGAACGGGTGGTTGAAGGAGTAGTGGTGCTCCGGCTTCAGGTGCGCTTCGTGCGCCAGGACTGAGTGATGCTGAGACATGAGGTGCTGCCCCTGCGACACCGGGGAGGCGGCGGCGTGCTCCGGGCTCAGGGCCTGACCCGGCTTCATGTCCGACAAGGATCTTTTGTGCTCGCCGGAGGACGAGTTAGAGTGCGGGGACTCGTTGCCGTTACAACTTTCTGAGCTGCTGTTGGAGGAGCCGCCGTCTCCGCCTTTACGGCCGGACTCCTTCATGGACTTCTTGTCGCACTTGAAGCGCTTCTGCCTCCGCAGGTAGCAGCCGTTCTCAAACATGTTCCCGGAGTCAGGGTGGAGAGTCCAAAATGAGCCTTTCCCTGGTTTATCCGGAGACCTGGGCACTTTGAGGAAACAGTCATTGAAGGACAGAGAGTGGCGGATGGAGTTCTGCCAGCGCTGCTGGTTCTGCCGGTAAAAAGGGAAGAGATCCATTATCCACTGGTAGATCTCAGCCAGTGTCAGCATCTTACTGGGGGACTGTTGGATGGCCATGGTGATCAGGGAGATGTAGGAGTATGGCGGCTTGGCGTGCGTATAGCTCCTGCGGTAGGTCTTGGGGTCTCTGGACCTGTTTATGTTAGACTGTCCGTAGATGGGGCTCATGGCATTCATATTGGTGTAAGATGTCAGCGCGTTCATAGACGCGGGCTGCGCCGTCATGGGGCTCATACTGGGGCTCAGCGCTGCGCTCATGGCTGTCATACCTGCTGCACCCATGCCGTTCATGGCTCCGGTGCCCGGTGACATGCCGGTCATAGAGGGGCTCATGCCCGTGTTGACGTATGACATGTTCATGGAGTTGGCGGTCATGTTGGCGGAGGTGTTCATGCCGGACATGCTCATGTAGGTGTTCATCGAGTTCATTCCCAGGCCGGTGTTCATGTTGCCAACGGAGGTGTAACACTGTCAGGGGGAAGAGAGGCGATCATCAGTGTCATGGCACAAAGTATTACAATGAGGAATTAAACCGACTGTAATAACTCAACACAGgggtcagatttatttaaatattttaaaattcaaaataatattCATTTAGATAAGAGTAAGCTCACTTTTTGATTAAATTACGCACGGGCTTGTTTAAGTTAAAATAGACATGCAGACTTCTGCCCTAGAATGAATTAGTTCTAATGGAAAACAAACCcgattttaatttatttgataaTAGCCAACATTAAGTGTCACCAGTATTGTAAGGAAAATAAGTCGAACAATCCGCTAAAAATGTACAATGTCGATGCTGACACCTGTCACCTAAGGCTGTGCTCACACACAGCGACTGCAGCCCAAATATTTGAGTCCATCTCCCTAAAATCAAACAGCTCATGTGTTAACTGAGcagaaacaagacaaaaaaaacaataatctgATCAAGTAAAGATACGTATAGATTTATGAAATCATAATCCGAGTGAAAAGTTTCCACCCCGACATGTCAAGCAACTTTGTTAGGATAGTGCGCTGCGTGGAGATGGGGGAGGATTTGGAGGCGCCTCAAGTCAATATTTGATCACAAAGTTAATATTATCTCAGGGCTAATATTGAGTTGTATAAAATGGGATCGGCtttagacagaaaaaaatatatatttaaggtACCCACCTCAGGCTCTCCGTAGTAGGTGCTCCAGTCGGTGTGTTCGTGTCCTTCCATTTTAACTGCTCCGAGCATCATGGAGGACTTTTACCAAGCGTCTCCCAGCAGAGGAAAAGCCGAAAGTGTCTCTAATAGCAGGTGACTGGGGACCACTAAGTATGCGGGTCGTCGGTGTGTCCCTTCGTCGAGAACTGGCGCATGTGTGTCTTGTGAAGGCAGCCGTGAGATGCGTCTGTCAGTGACTGGAGTTGAAATGACGCTCTGTGCTGCCTGTTAACGCTGTGATATAGCTCTGTGCGCTAGGCAAGCCTCCAATCCCTACTTCTACGCCTTGGGCCCTATTTGAATAATCTCCTCGCACCTAGGCGTGAGACTCCTCAggctccccctccccccagccCCAATTGTACACCTGCACTGAGTGAAAAGAACAGTTTCTAATGAAAAGCTTCATTATAAACATCTTATTGTATTTTGGCTGAGTCAAAAAAAGAGCCATAAAAGGAATGTTTGGCGCTCTTCCTTGGTGTGCTTTTCATTACGCACATCCTCCAACGTGCCCATTCTACTCCAGCTGAGCTAAAGTCATGATCCATTTTTATTGTGATGCTTTCAATGAATTTATTGCACTATCTCGAAGATTGTTgacattcctttaaaaaaaaaaaaaacactttagaaCACGAacatatgataaataaaaaaatataataacgTTTGGTCTATGCGCTTACAGGAATGTATTCATGCATATGAAGCCATTAATTACTAGATGTAGATTACACTGTATAGCGAGGGGTTTGTtgcacaaaacaacacaaaacaatgtcAATGGATCACTCAAACAGTAACATtaatttgctttttaaatgacagtcTTAACCTGCTGTGACCATTCATCATATTTGTTATGTGGGCCTGCGTGTCTATGTGCACATAGGattcatgaaaatgaaataagttAGATcaaaaatggacattttagaGAAATATAAAGACATTGCATCACTTTCCCCGAGCTGTTAAACAATGGTATTCCAGTTCAAATCAGCGAATCTACTTTACCAGTCAATTGCGCGCATTGTTTCTAAATAATTCCACCAATGCTTGCAAAATTCGAGATCCATTTATATTAACATGGATAGAAATAAAGAGCGTTTCTAAACGTTTTTAATCAGTGTTGCATATGCCTCGCACAGCTTTAGAGCGCCCTCTCTCGGTTATTTCCCTCATctggttttgttgtttgttgcacATAAAGCAGCCATATTCATTCAAATTAAACGTCTGAGGAAAATGATCGATGGTATTTGTGAAGGTTTTCTTAATATTTGAgacaaaaatgattcaaaattGTTTACACAATAAACATTGGTGCTGTGTAGGATACCTAACCCTATTCTTAATAAAACACGTTTTTATTTCTTGAAATAAATGTGGGCTATTGACCATAACTCTTAATTGAGCTAAAACAGACTGAGCGTCGtggtgtatttatttgtattcaacCATACTGGCTTTTCCCAGAGTCTTTTTTAATAGAAGTGCACTCTCGTTTCTTCATTTATCCACTGTCTCAGAGTCAGACGGCCGATTTCTGGCCTGCAGAGGCCCT contains these protein-coding regions:
- the foxa2 gene encoding forkhead box protein A2; its protein translation is MMLGAVKMEGHEHTDWSTYYGEPECYTSVGNMNTGLGMNSMNTYMSMSGMNTSANMTANSMNMSYVNTGMSPSMTGMSPGTGAMNGMGAAGMTAMSAALSPSMSPMTAQPASMNALTSYTNMNAMSPIYGQSNINRSRDPKTYRRSYTHAKPPYSYISLITMAIQQSPSKMLTLAEIYQWIMDLFPFYRQNQQRWQNSIRHSLSFNDCFLKVPRSPDKPGKGSFWTLHPDSGNMFENGCYLRRQKRFKCDKKSMKESGRKGGDGGSSNSSSESCNGNESPHSNSSSGEHKRSLSDMKPGQALSPEHAAASPVSQGQHLMSQHHSVLAHEAHLKPEHHYSFNHPFSINNLMSSEQQHHKMDLKTYEQVMHYSGYGSPMAGALSMGSMAGKAGLDSSSIPDTTYYQGVYSRPIMNSS